In Dehalogenimonas etheniformans, one genomic interval encodes:
- a CDS encoding cysteine desulfurase family protein produces MSLIYFDNAASTPIDSRVLESMMPYFCIDYGNPSSIHPMGIRAHNAIENARESLATLLGCQSDEIVFTSGGTEADNLAIVGVANAYSNRGHHIITSEIEHHAVLETCHHLEKLGWRITYLAVDNKGQVSPQALERAITSDTVLVTIMTANNVVGTLQPISEIGSVCHKHGVIFHTDAVQMIGHLPLDVKKTQLDLLSLSGHKFSGPKGVGALYVSKEISLYPMIFGGGQEEGFRSGTENVPGIVGLGKAAEIARAEMIDDSKRIKDLATKLINGIISKIPHTTLNGHEVHRLPTNINISFEGVEGEYLCKELAKRGLCVSTGSACSSNTHEAPYVLLSMGVERELANCSIRMSLGKANSESELESSLEILREVVANIRSYSFV; encoded by the coding sequence GTGTCATTAATTTATTTCGATAATGCCGCTAGCACCCCTATCGACTCCAGAGTCTTGGAGTCGATGATGCCCTATTTTTGTATCGATTATGGTAATCCTTCATCTATTCACCCGATGGGAATCCGAGCACATAATGCTATTGAGAACGCAAGAGAAAGTCTGGCTACACTACTTGGTTGTCAATCCGATGAGATAGTGTTTACAAGTGGCGGAACAGAGGCGGATAACCTGGCAATTGTTGGGGTTGCCAACGCGTATTCCAACCGAGGTCATCACATCATCACTTCTGAAATAGAACACCATGCAGTATTGGAGACTTGCCATCACCTTGAAAAACTTGGTTGGCGAATTACCTATCTTGCAGTTGATAATAAAGGCCAAGTTTCTCCTCAAGCGTTAGAAAGAGCAATTACTAGTGACACTGTTCTTGTCACTATCATGACCGCAAACAATGTGGTCGGTACTCTTCAACCAATATCAGAAATCGGTAGTGTCTGTCACAAACATGGGGTAATATTTCATACCGATGCGGTTCAAATGATTGGGCATTTACCGCTAGACGTTAAAAAAACCCAATTAGATCTTCTCTCCCTCTCAGGTCACAAGTTTTCAGGGCCAAAAGGTGTGGGGGCGCTTTACGTTAGCAAAGAAATATCTCTTTATCCGATGATATTCGGTGGTGGACAGGAAGAAGGTTTCAGATCCGGAACTGAAAATGTTCCCGGCATAGTTGGATTAGGCAAAGCAGCGGAGATTGCCAGGGCAGAAATGATCGATGATTCAAAGCGGATCAAAGATTTAGCTACGAAACTGATAAATGGCATAATAAGTAAAATCCCGCATACTACTTTAAATGGCCATGAGGTACACCGGCTCCCAACCAACATTAACATCAGTTTCGAAGGGGTAGAGGGTGAATACCTCTGCAAAGAATTGGCTAAACGAGGTTTATGTGTTTCAACTGGTTCAGCCTGCAGTTCAAATACTCACGAAGCACCCTACGTTCTTTTGTCAATGGGAGTTGAACGTGAACTCGCAAACTGCTCGATTAGAATGTCATTAGGTAAGGCAAACAGCGAATCCGAACTTGAAAGTTCCTTAGAAATATTACGCGAAGTTGTTGCCAACATCAGAAGCTATTCATTCGTGTAG
- the cbiB gene encoding adenosylcobinamide-phosphate synthase CbiB, with protein MSYENVIILLLAILLDLVVSEPPSIIHPTVWTGKIIAILEKFGLEIRSKIWQFVFGALGSLFLILGLGYLSFLILAYASGFGILVYVVLGSVLLKPAFCLRYSCRLSLLVKIFLENGQVNNPSSAAVDIRYLLSTVEIKGGEEIRPAIISSTIRSLVENASDFFVAPLFYFLILGVPGAIAYRVANTLDGMIGHRGKYEYLGKFAARFDDILNFIPSRLTGLLFVLGSWILGYNTRQSWKIMLRDHSNTESPNAGWPMSATAGALNARLDRSGYYSLGDAINPLTSETILHSVKLFRTVAAFDILASASVIYLLYLLL; from the coding sequence ATGAGTTACGAAAACGTGATCATATTATTGCTGGCGATCCTACTTGATTTGGTGGTTTCTGAACCTCCATCCATTATACATCCGACGGTTTGGACTGGTAAGATCATTGCCATTTTAGAAAAATTCGGCTTGGAAATCCGTTCTAAAATTTGGCAATTTGTTTTTGGGGCACTCGGTTCCTTGTTCCTGATCCTAGGCTTGGGGTACTTGAGCTTCCTAATTCTCGCCTATGCCTCAGGATTCGGAATCTTGGTTTATGTTGTACTTGGAAGTGTATTATTGAAACCTGCATTTTGTCTCAGATATAGCTGTCGACTCTCTTTGCTTGTCAAAATTTTTCTTGAAAATGGTCAAGTTAACAATCCTTCAAGTGCCGCTGTCGATATCAGATATCTTCTGTCGACCGTTGAAATAAAGGGCGGCGAAGAAATTAGGCCTGCGATCATATCCTCCACGATCAGATCGCTTGTTGAAAATGCTTCAGACTTTTTTGTGGCACCACTTTTTTATTTTTTGATCCTAGGTGTACCTGGCGCAATTGCTTATCGGGTTGCAAACACGCTTGATGGCATGATCGGTCATCGAGGGAAATATGAATACCTCGGTAAGTTTGCTGCGCGGTTCGACGACATACTTAACTTCATCCCGTCCCGATTAACAGGTTTACTCTTCGTGCTGGGGAGTTGGATATTGGGCTATAATACCAGGCAATCTTGGAAAATTATGTTGAGGGATCACTCTAATACAGAAAGTCCTAATGCTGGTTGGCCTATGTCCGCTACTGCTGGAGCGTTAAATGCAAGATTGGATCGATCAGGGTATTACTCTCTTGGTGACGCGATCAATCCACTAACATCGGAAACGATCTTACATTCAGTAAAATTATTTAGAACTGTTGCCGCATTCGATATTTTAGCCAGTGCTAGTGTCATATATTTGCTATACTTGCTTCTATAA
- a CDS encoding radical SAM protein — MNVFQVTYEAKRHILDLHFWGCNLNCKGCYKRFYRDDLGLLDNDFIDFSKMSVIAEPDRFFSNDEVLLKTEHLDPHYTIFMGKEASLDPDMPILARAIHDRFKSTNILLTNGLTLADVNAIDEIIFSFKAFNPEIHRKYTGQTNEQILDNFKTLCAMEKQIQAEIAYIPGLVETHEIEQLAKFIAGVNDQIIFRVTSYISVPSAPWPSATRPQVESAVARAKVYLPNVDQVTSDMRDKSWKPVTIL; from the coding sequence ATGAACGTGTTCCAGGTCACTTATGAGGCTAAAAGACACATACTCGATTTGCATTTTTGGGGCTGCAATCTAAATTGTAAAGGGTGTTACAAACGATTCTATCGAGATGATCTTGGGCTTCTAGACAATGATTTTATTGACTTCAGCAAGATGAGCGTCATCGCCGAACCGGATCGTTTTTTTTCTAATGATGAAGTGTTGCTTAAAACAGAACATCTTGATCCTCACTACACCATCTTTATGGGTAAGGAGGCGTCTCTTGATCCAGATATGCCAATTTTAGCAAGGGCTATACACGACCGTTTCAAATCAACAAATATACTTCTCACCAATGGACTTACTTTGGCTGACGTAAATGCAATAGACGAGATTATTTTCAGTTTTAAAGCATTCAATCCTGAAATCCACAGGAAATATACTGGACAAACCAACGAACAAATACTCGATAATTTCAAAACCCTCTGCGCGATGGAGAAGCAGATTCAGGCAGAAATCGCCTATATTCCCGGATTGGTAGAAACACATGAGATAGAACAATTAGCCAAGTTTATCGCAGGTGTTAACGATCAAATAATTTTTAGAGTGACATCGTATATCTCTGTACCAAGCGCTCCCTGGCCTTCGGCAACAAGGCCTCAGGTTGAATCGGCAGTGGCTAGAGCCAAAGTGTACTTGCCAAACGTTGACCAAGTAACTTCAGACATGAGAGATAAGTCATGGAAACCGGTAACAATTCTCTAA
- a CDS encoding SAM-dependent methyltransferase, translated as MDISPTSQVEPKPRAYVMGITGSPYLCDKAKEILKVADIIVGWQASISIVESLILDKMIFIQDPTQYREILKTATRYAKLHNQNIVLLVLDDPLVYSVPVQYFQETFEDFTLDFVPCSSRFQLAAAAAGVSLENTLMVVFSPDKNGGIDLDLLETNRTRMIQAFNQGSNVIISSDIEQSTEDIAEFLLSQKVDRTTQVLLCEELATPAEKLSWTTLGASASYNSHWNTIMVIPQKASQNEKVKSQIR; from the coding sequence ATGGACATTAGCCCTACGAGCCAGGTTGAGCCTAAACCACGGGCTTACGTGATGGGTATAACGGGATCGCCATATCTTTGCGATAAGGCAAAGGAAATTCTTAAGGTGGCGGATATAATCGTCGGATGGCAGGCATCGATTTCCATCGTTGAGTCGCTAATTTTAGATAAAATGATATTTATCCAGGATCCCACCCAATATAGGGAAATTCTAAAAACAGCGACTCGTTACGCAAAGCTGCACAACCAAAACATTGTTCTTCTCGTTCTTGACGATCCCTTAGTTTATTCGGTTCCCGTTCAATATTTCCAAGAAACGTTCGAGGATTTTACACTTGATTTTGTCCCATGCTCTAGCAGATTTCAACTCGCAGCGGCGGCGGCAGGCGTATCGTTAGAAAATACTTTAATGGTTGTTTTCAGTCCAGATAAAAACGGTGGAATCGATCTTGATTTACTTGAAACCAACCGAACTCGAATGATTCAAGCTTTTAATCAGGGGAGTAATGTAATTATTTCTAGTGATATCGAACAGTCTACTGAAGATATAGCCGAGTTTCTTCTCTCACAAAAAGTCGATCGAACAACTCAAGTACTTCTTTGTGAGGAACTGGCTACGCCTGCAGAAAAGTTGAGTTGGACAACTTTAGGAGCAAGTGCTTCTTATAATTCCCATTGGAACACCATAATGGTTATCCCACAAAAAGCAAGCCAAAACGAAAAGGTTAAGAGCCAGATCAGATGA
- a CDS encoding radical SAM protein, giving the protein MLTNIYHITYAPSTKAASLFFWGCNLNCKGCYCQRRVFSSMLGDCVGYNLQQPKMAIPPTQFLTYDQVMEILSRVELEEVTFEGQEASTFPFYGHLSEEISKRFASRNLLLTNGYELPDLRSTHKIGFGLKAVSDEIHRDYTGVSNARIIENLRKLYRSGKDLVIESVFIPGYIDLEETERIAEFISGIDKNLLYIILPYFQAGNNLWKRPTPDQMEQATNIAKRHLNRVLAFTGEEQLKYEVVSLFPDPVINEYLEDG; this is encoded by the coding sequence ATGCTAACTAATATATATCACATCACTTATGCACCCTCAACAAAAGCTGCCAGTCTATTTTTCTGGGGTTGTAACTTGAATTGCAAAGGGTGTTATTGCCAACGAAGAGTTTTCAGTTCGATGTTGGGCGATTGCGTAGGCTATAACCTCCAACAACCTAAGATGGCAATACCGCCAACACAGTTCTTAACCTATGATCAGGTAATGGAAATACTAAGTAGAGTGGAGTTAGAAGAGGTGACATTCGAAGGTCAAGAGGCTTCGACGTTTCCCTTCTATGGTCACTTGTCTGAAGAAATTTCAAAACGATTTGCTAGCCGTAATTTACTTCTTACAAACGGCTACGAACTCCCTGACCTCAGGTCCACCCACAAGATTGGTTTTGGGCTTAAAGCTGTCAGTGATGAAATTCATCGAGACTACACTGGTGTCTCGAACGCTCGTATCATAGAAAATTTGCGGAAACTCTATCGTTCAGGGAAGGACTTGGTTATCGAATCGGTCTTCATCCCGGGATACATCGACTTGGAAGAAACGGAACGTATCGCAGAGTTTATTTCAGGGATAGACAAAAACCTATTGTACATTATACTGCCCTATTTCCAGGCTGGAAATAACCTTTGGAAACGTCCTACGCCTGACCAAATGGAGCAGGCTACTAACATCGCGAAGCGCCACCTCAACAGGGTATTAGCATTTACGGGCGAAGAGCAGCTCAAATATGAGGTTGTAAGCCTCTTTCCAGATCCTGTTATCAATGAATACTTGGAAGATGGATAG
- a CDS encoding radical SAM protein encodes MKTKVYHISYAPVAKEATIFFWGCNFRCRGCLCQKQIYNFLLKENLDQFRAEPTTIASPPQVFLEISEIVDILKTVELERVYLEGQEAGIDPEYGELTKTLHSTFGCQNHLLTNGFEIPNIQNTDKIAFGIKAITDNLHKEYTGQSNVKVLQNFKRLYNSGIKLAATSVFIPEYIALPEIEKIAQFIASVDKQIPYVMLPYLKAGHNPWRRPNPLEMAEAVSVAKRYLENVHGWGGDETMEYELVRLF; translated from the coding sequence ATGAAGACAAAAGTTTACCATATTTCATATGCGCCGGTTGCCAAAGAGGCGACAATCTTCTTTTGGGGATGCAATTTCCGATGTCGCGGTTGTTTGTGCCAAAAACAAATATACAATTTTCTGCTGAAAGAAAATCTTGATCAATTCCGAGCCGAACCCACCACAATCGCCAGCCCTCCACAAGTATTTTTGGAAATATCTGAGATAGTAGACATTCTTAAGACAGTCGAACTAGAAAGAGTTTACCTTGAAGGCCAGGAAGCTGGTATTGATCCAGAATATGGCGAATTAACAAAAACCTTGCACTCTACTTTCGGTTGTCAAAACCACCTGCTTACGAATGGTTTCGAGATTCCCAACATTCAAAACACGGACAAGATTGCTTTTGGGATTAAGGCGATCACGGATAATTTGCATAAGGAATACACGGGACAATCCAACGTAAAGGTACTACAAAACTTCAAACGTCTATACAATTCAGGGATTAAGCTCGCTGCGACATCGGTGTTTATCCCTGAATATATTGCGCTGCCAGAGATCGAGAAAATCGCTCAATTCATTGCGAGCGTAGATAAGCAAATTCCATATGTTATGCTACCTTACCTCAAAGCGGGCCACAATCCATGGCGACGGCCAAATCCCCTTGAAATGGCTGAAGCAGTATCCGTGGCGAAAAGGTATCTTGAAAATGTTCACGGCTGGGGAGGCGACGAAACGATGGAATATGAATTGGTCAGACTTTTTTAA
- a CDS encoding radical SAM protein — translation MKTNIYHITYTPETSSASLRFWGCNMTCQGCLCKEGIFDHLLKEYRTGKESQTQQFKPSRFLDLEEVDRQLSSLNLKRIFLTGEEATIDPHYAEITADFHARYHTENILYTNGFFKPSTENTDSVEIGIKAISDDLHKWYTGRDVNIVKQNFIKYYEDGINLTAATIFIPGLVEKEEIEKVARFISSVDKKIPYFVLPYFPAGNNPWRKTNLTEIEQTVQVASKYLYNVSGCQGTEQEILFDVQRVV, via the coding sequence ATGAAGACAAACATATACCATATAACCTATACCCCAGAGACTTCGAGCGCTTCACTTCGTTTTTGGGGTTGCAATATGACCTGCCAGGGTTGCCTTTGTAAAGAGGGGATATTTGATCACCTGCTGAAAGAATATCGAACCGGCAAAGAGTCTCAGACCCAACAATTCAAACCGAGTCGATTCCTCGACCTTGAAGAAGTCGATCGCCAACTATCTTCTCTAAACCTGAAGCGCATATTCTTAACCGGTGAGGAAGCAACCATTGACCCACATTATGCTGAAATCACAGCAGATTTCCATGCCCGATATCATACAGAGAACATTTTATACACAAATGGATTCTTCAAACCCAGTACTGAAAATACGGATAGCGTCGAAATCGGAATCAAGGCAATTTCTGACGATTTACACAAATGGTACACAGGACGAGACGTCAATATCGTTAAACAAAATTTCATTAAGTATTACGAGGATGGCATCAATCTTACGGCGGCGACCATCTTCATACCAGGATTGGTGGAGAAAGAGGAAATCGAAAAGGTTGCTCGATTTATATCAAGTGTTGATAAGAAAATTCCGTATTTCGTGTTGCCCTATTTTCCAGCCGGCAATAATCCCTGGCGTAAAACTAACCTCACAGAAATCGAGCAAACGGTCCAGGTCGCGTCCAAATACCTTTATAATGTGTCCGGCTGCCAGGGCACCGAGCAGGAAATTTTGTTTGATGTGCAGCGGGTAGTTTAA